In Synechococcus sp. Nb3U1, one DNA window encodes the following:
- a CDS encoding urease subunit gamma, with protein MHLSPQEKDKLLVYLAAQLAQDRRQRGLKLNYPEAVAFLSAAVLEGAREGKTVAQLMSEGLTWLSREDVMAGIPEMIPEIQVEATFPDGTKLVTLHHPIR; from the coding sequence ATGCACTTATCGCCCCAGGAGAAAGACAAGCTGCTGGTTTACTTGGCTGCTCAATTGGCTCAGGATCGCCGGCAGCGGGGCCTCAAGCTCAATTACCCGGAGGCAGTGGCTTTTTTGAGTGCGGCGGTGCTGGAGGGAGCCCGAGAGGGCAAGACAGTGGCACAACTGATGAGTGAAGGTCTGACCTGGTTGAGCCGGGAGGATGTGATGGCCGGGATCCCAGAGATGATCCCTGAGATCCAGGTGGAGGCAACCTTCCCCGATGGCACCAAGTTGGTAACCCTGCACCACCCGATTCGCTAA